Proteins encoded by one window of Monoglobus pectinilyticus:
- a CDS encoding HPr family phosphocarrier protein: MKEFSYTITNEYDLAAKPAFDLIKLAGEHDCRTYVVKNDHATDIKKLFILLSIGTKCGDTIKFVTDGVDEKSAIDKIGKYVSCNM, from the coding sequence ATGAAAGAATTTTCGTACACTATCACAAACGAGTATGATTTAGCTGCTAAGCCGGCGTTTGACTTGATAAAGCTTGCCGGAGAGCATGATTGCCGCACGTATGTCGTAAAGAACGACCATGCGACCGATATTAAAAAGCTATTTATTCTGCTCAGTATCGGAACAAAATGCGGAGATACTATAAAGTTTGTGACAGACGGCGTTGACGAGAAGTCCGCTATTGATAAAATCGGAAAATATGTTTCCTGCAATATGTAG
- a CDS encoding 4Fe-4S dicluster domain-containing protein, with the protein MNNQNKPILKKFDTKVQYLKYKVLREVARHTYDDDNLVTSFNDIAKTIVKDKATMRCCIYKERAIVGERIGMAGGGHKNVDNIIEVLDIACDECPVAGYEVTHMCRGCLAHRCEDVCKRGAITFDENQKAHIDKDKCVQCGMCAKVCPYSAIIHTERPCVKACKVKAISMNEDHAAVIDDSKCINCGACVYQCPWGAITDKSYIVEVVEMLKKYANDDKVKLYAVVAPSISGQFSYANIKLGQVVTGIKRLGFHNVVEAALGADMVAYDEAKELAEKGFLTSSCCPAFVEFVEKNFPMLKENISHNPSPMAAIAKYIKKNDPDCKVVFIGPCTAKKAEIRKDGIKEYVDSALTFEELQALFDAREIDLTELEESELNNASYYGRIFARCGGLAEAVQEALKEQGNGDFELHAVSCDGIDECRTALLKASKGIGNINFIEGMACVGGCIGGAGCLTHGPKNKTEVDKYGKLAMEKSITDAIKNL; encoded by the coding sequence ATGAACAACCAAAACAAACCTATACTCAAAAAATTTGATACTAAGGTTCAATACTTAAAATATAAGGTTCTTCGAGAGGTGGCAAGACATACATATGACGACGACAACCTAGTCACCAGCTTTAACGACATAGCCAAAACTATTGTAAAGGACAAAGCCACAATGCGCTGCTGTATTTACAAGGAAAGAGCTATAGTGGGCGAGAGAATCGGTATGGCCGGAGGCGGACATAAAAATGTTGACAACATAATTGAGGTTCTGGACATTGCCTGCGACGAGTGTCCTGTTGCCGGCTACGAAGTTACACACATGTGCCGCGGCTGTTTGGCTCATAGGTGCGAGGACGTGTGCAAACGCGGAGCTATCACCTTTGACGAAAATCAGAAAGCGCATATCGACAAAGACAAATGTGTGCAGTGCGGAATGTGCGCTAAAGTTTGCCCGTACAGCGCTATTATACACACCGAAAGACCATGCGTTAAAGCCTGCAAGGTTAAGGCAATAAGCATGAACGAAGATCACGCCGCTGTTATTGACGACAGCAAATGTATCAACTGCGGAGCCTGCGTATATCAATGTCCATGGGGCGCGATAACTGACAAATCCTACATAGTTGAAGTTGTGGAGATGCTGAAAAAATACGCCAACGACGACAAGGTAAAGCTTTATGCGGTTGTGGCCCCTTCTATTTCGGGTCAGTTCTCATATGCTAATATTAAGCTTGGTCAAGTGGTTACCGGAATCAAGAGGCTGGGCTTCCATAATGTTGTAGAAGCAGCTTTGGGCGCTGATATGGTAGCTTATGATGAAGCTAAAGAATTAGCGGAGAAGGGATTTTTAACAAGTTCCTGCTGTCCGGCCTTTGTGGAATTTGTGGAGAAAAACTTCCCGATGCTTAAAGAGAACATTTCACACAATCCGTCGCCTATGGCGGCTATAGCCAAGTATATCAAAAAGAACGACCCTGACTGCAAGGTTGTATTTATTGGCCCATGCACTGCAAAGAAAGCGGAAATCAGAAAAGACGGTATAAAAGAGTATGTTGACAGCGCTCTGACATTCGAAGAACTGCAGGCGTTATTTGACGCGCGTGAGATAGACCTGACTGAACTTGAGGAATCAGAGCTCAACAACGCGTCATACTACGGCAGAATATTTGCCCGCTGCGGCGGTCTTGCCGAGGCCGTTCAGGAAGCACTCAAGGAGCAGGGCAACGGAGACTTTGAACTCCACGCCGTTTCATGCGACGGTATTGACGAATGCCGCACAGCGCTGCTTAAAGCGTCAAAGGGAATAGGAAACATCAACTTTATTGAGGGTATGGCCTGCGTGGGGGGCTGTATCGGCGGAGCTGGCTGTCTGACTCACGGACCTAAGAATAAAACAGAAGTTGACAAATATGGAAAGTTAGCAATGGAAAAGAGCATTACAGACGCTATAAAAAACCTGTAA
- a CDS encoding helix-turn-helix domain-containing protein yields the protein MHKEVQFKNRDKFVELGIIISAIRKSKGMTQRELAEKALISRSHLSNIEAPNIISSFALETLFNIADALEISAGDLLNIKLPSPQYINEDSEFDNDKY from the coding sequence ATGCATAAAGAAGTTCAGTTTAAGAATCGGGATAAATTTGTTGAATTAGGTATAATTATATCGGCAATAAGGAAGTCAAAAGGAATGACACAGAGAGAACTTGCGGAAAAGGCTCTTATCAGCCGTTCGCATTTAAGCAATATAGAAGCACCTAATATTATTAGTTCGTTCGCTTTGGAAACGTTGTTTAATATTGCGGATGCGTTGGAAATAAGCGCAGGGGATTTGCTTAATATTAAACTTCCGTCTCCTCAATATATTAATGAGGATAGTGAATTTGATAATGATAAATATTAA
- a CDS encoding DUF362 domain-containing protein, with protein MAYQINDDCIKCGVCASECPVSCISEGDAKYEINADECIDCGNCANVCPVDAPQA; from the coding sequence ATGGCTTATCAAATCAATGATGACTGCATAAAATGCGGTGTATGTGCTAGCGAATGTCCGGTTTCATGTATCTCTGAAGGCGATGCAAAATATGAAATCAATGCTGACGAATGTATTGACTGCGGTAACTGCGCAAACGTATGTCCGGTTGACGCTCCTCAGGCATAA
- a CDS encoding helix-turn-helix domain-containing protein → MTQSELATKMQIMNVNIDQQMISKIENNDRIVTDYELACFCIILKIDEKKLLKDFYDSLD, encoded by the coding sequence TTGACCCAAAGTGAGTTAGCCACTAAAATGCAAATTATGAATGTTAATATTGACCAGCAAATGATTAGTAAGATAGAGAATAATGATAGAATAGTAACAGACTATGAATTAGCGTGTTTCTGTATTATTTTAAAGATTGACGAAAAGAAGCTATTGAAAGATTTCTATGATAGTTTA
- a CDS encoding [Fe-Fe] hydrogenase large subunit C-terminal domain-containing protein, giving the protein MQKNCIQLEKSNCKNCYKCVRFCPMKSIKVVEGHAEIIPNECILCGRCYVNCPQNAKRLREDTPSAKGFIDRGDEVYASVAPSYIANYKGINIEIMRSALKKLGFKDAGETAVGATIVKREYEKLIENRKQSVIISSCCHSVNTLIQKHYPDVLPYLANVISPMQAHGQLIKNQHPGAKVVFIGPCISKKDEVDKYPDYVDCALTFDELNDWMAESGVEFDFSQEDLTGGGRARWFPTRGGIIESMDIDDDFSYFSVDGIEDCMNALEDIRDGNIENCFVEMSACDSSCIGGPVMKHDNIFHVSSCLTIGKTAGRTDFDVKQPENGIKKVFDAEYIKKVMPGSSAIEEILHQMGKKTKEQELNCGSCGYPTCREKAVAVLNGKADMNMCLPFLKEKAESFSDTIINNTPNGIVVLNDSLEIQQINKSALEIMNIKNANDIMGEPVVRILNPTDYMIAMTENKKDSEPKRKYLSEYKKYVDETIIYDPEYNIIMSIMKDVTEEEIMREKKAEQSMSAIEITDKVVEKQMRVAQEIASLLGETTAETKIALTKLKETLNKDE; this is encoded by the coding sequence ATGCAAAAAAATTGTATACAGCTTGAAAAATCAAACTGTAAAAATTGTTATAAATGCGTTAGATTCTGTCCGATGAAGTCAATAAAGGTCGTGGAAGGGCACGCCGAGATTATTCCCAATGAATGTATTCTCTGCGGACGGTGTTATGTTAACTGCCCTCAGAACGCCAAAAGACTTCGAGAAGATACTCCGTCCGCAAAAGGGTTTATCGACAGAGGCGATGAAGTATACGCCTCAGTCGCGCCGTCATATATAGCAAATTATAAGGGCATTAACATAGAGATAATGAGAAGCGCATTAAAAAAACTCGGCTTTAAAGACGCTGGGGAAACCGCTGTAGGTGCAACCATTGTCAAGAGAGAATATGAAAAGCTTATAGAAAACAGAAAGCAGAGCGTTATAATCTCCTCGTGCTGCCACAGCGTTAACACTCTTATACAAAAGCACTATCCCGATGTTCTGCCATACCTAGCTAACGTTATATCACCGATGCAGGCGCACGGACAGCTTATTAAAAATCAGCATCCAGGCGCAAAAGTGGTTTTTATCGGCCCTTGTATTTCTAAAAAGGATGAGGTTGATAAATACCCTGACTATGTGGACTGCGCCCTGACTTTTGACGAGCTTAACGACTGGATGGCTGAAAGCGGAGTTGAGTTCGACTTTTCACAAGAAGACTTGACCGGGGGCGGACGCGCGCGCTGGTTCCCCACCAGGGGCGGAATTATTGAAAGCATGGATATAGACGATGATTTTTCATATTTCAGCGTTGACGGAATAGAAGACTGCATGAACGCGCTTGAGGATATACGCGACGGTAATATTGAGAACTGCTTTGTTGAAATGAGCGCCTGTGACAGCAGCTGTATAGGCGGACCGGTTATGAAACATGACAACATTTTCCATGTCAGCAGTTGTCTCACTATCGGAAAGACTGCCGGCAGAACAGATTTTGATGTTAAGCAGCCCGAGAACGGAATCAAGAAAGTGTTTGACGCGGAATACATAAAAAAAGTAATGCCGGGAAGTTCTGCTATTGAGGAAATTCTGCACCAAATGGGAAAGAAAACAAAAGAGCAGGAACTTAACTGCGGCAGCTGCGGTTACCCCACCTGCCGTGAAAAGGCCGTAGCCGTGCTGAACGGCAAGGCTGACATGAATATGTGTCTGCCATTTTTGAAGGAAAAGGCCGAGTCTTTCTCAGACACCATAATCAACAATACGCCGAACGGCATTGTTGTTTTAAATGACAGTTTAGAGATACAGCAGATAAACAAATCAGCGTTAGAAATAATGAATATAAAAAACGCAAATGATATTATGGGCGAGCCTGTTGTAAGGATACTGAATCCGACAGATTATATGATAGCAATGACTGAAAACAAAAAGGATTCTGAACCCAAACGGAAATATCTGAGCGAGTACAAAAAATACGTTGACGAGACTATAATATATGACCCTGAATATAACATTATAATGAGCATAATGAAGGATGTTACAGAAGAGGAGATTATGAGGGAGAAAAAGGCCGAGCAAAGCATGAGCGCCATTGAAATTACTGATAAGGTTGTTGAAAAACAGATGCGAGTCGCTCAGGAAATAGCCTCTCTCCTCGGCGAGACTACCGCCGAAACCAAAATCGCTTTAACCAAGCTTAAGGAGACTTTGAATAAAGATGAATGA
- a CDS encoding PD-(D/E)XK nuclease family protein has product MFKTVYGTARADSGGYLFESVRANIKNGIKSYLLVPEQFSVFTERKVIETLGVKAQTLAEVLTFSRLSNLVLSSLGPLRLRYIDGAGREILAGRALQLIEDKLQYFKSNVHQRGFSSLMAGLVSEFKRYGLSFESLQTVSEKVEKDEFKRKLEDLALFYDTYSRLINENNSDAEDNLSIILPKIKDFEIETDSCLFITEFKSFTPLECQVLQELMKKMSNTVLFLRCNDLVHPDSIFSSASLTYKQLAETAEACGIEVSKPEILPVKDGGKSDLIFLQDNYFNINPEKYDGSPENIFIYSPENHFDEVEQTASIIHRLCRIKGYKQSDFLILARDTDVYSRIMPLVFDKLGINVFLDKRRSILENPYLRCISSMLEILAYGFSYDRVMEIGRSGFAGVSNEEELDVFENYLLSVNPSHAMWNDENEWTYNPDKRAYDIDSINRIKSVMLAPIFELKHSIRGRKKASEITEAVFKYMERCRHQEIMRDICKEYSDNGMVYLAEEYRRTWNSVVSVLDRISEIMGGELITYEKFYDLFISACGGIKIGISPQTIDGAVFSKIDMFRNTDAKVVIVLGVTDGVFPRGYGNEGILTDAEREALREYGIDLAMTASEKSHDEQLLVYNVLSSPSDELYLLAPKSSDDGESLFPSKIITKIENELFDMERENVNDDSEELPEGKEPVFLALESEFIRCCGDVGKFAPKWRAVYDFYAEDEKYGARLADFAERLKAAESGYEILSKNSVAKLYGREIMLSASKMEKYNSCAFSYFMRYGLLAKPRDIAVFDPLSMGDILHKSLERFFSSKNDAVYESITREQCETEMRNIVGEIATGNEEVMYKNSAYYKYLVMRMTGIASTTAWETVKFFRESEFRPYGFEIRIGENGDIPPLKIETRNGTAYVEGFIDRADSAVIGGKRYISVVDYKSSAKKLDKELADAGVRFQPLVYTNAVCEQSETEPAAMLYLQMNDPIIDESKAATDEAFETEVHRNVSANGWVVDDGEVNKAFDKNYGSKKCYMSPKCGIPPDEMQKRLKRAEEKIVESAEGILAGEISVSPYKKRGFDPCAYCDYSGICGKNNS; this is encoded by the coding sequence GTGTTTAAAACAGTGTATGGAACGGCTCGTGCGGACAGCGGCGGTTATTTGTTTGAAAGCGTCAGGGCGAATATAAAAAATGGAATAAAGTCATATCTTCTCGTTCCGGAGCAGTTTTCTGTTTTTACCGAACGCAAAGTTATAGAAACTTTGGGCGTTAAGGCTCAGACTTTGGCAGAAGTGCTAACCTTTTCAAGGCTTTCAAATCTTGTGCTCAGCAGCCTGGGGCCTCTCAGACTGAGATACATAGACGGAGCAGGCAGAGAAATTCTTGCTGGCAGAGCTTTGCAGCTTATAGAAGATAAACTGCAGTATTTTAAATCAAATGTTCATCAGAGAGGATTTTCAAGTCTGATGGCGGGGCTTGTGTCGGAGTTTAAACGGTATGGTCTGAGTTTTGAAAGTCTGCAGACTGTTTCCGAAAAGGTAGAGAAAGATGAGTTTAAACGAAAGCTGGAAGACTTGGCTTTGTTTTATGATACATACAGCAGATTAATCAACGAAAATAATTCTGACGCGGAGGATAATCTGTCAATAATACTCCCTAAAATAAAAGACTTTGAAATTGAAACGGACTCGTGTCTGTTTATAACCGAATTTAAGAGTTTTACGCCTCTGGAGTGTCAAGTGCTGCAGGAACTGATGAAGAAGATGAGTAACACAGTTCTGTTTTTAAGATGCAATGACCTTGTTCATCCGGACAGTATTTTCAGTTCGGCGTCTTTGACATACAAACAGCTTGCGGAAACCGCTGAAGCGTGCGGGATTGAGGTCAGCAAGCCTGAGATTTTGCCGGTCAAAGACGGCGGAAAATCTGACCTTATATTTTTGCAGGACAACTATTTTAATATAAACCCTGAAAAATATGACGGAAGCCCGGAAAATATCTTTATATATTCACCGGAAAATCATTTTGACGAGGTGGAACAGACCGCGTCAATTATACATAGACTGTGCAGGATTAAAGGCTATAAGCAAAGCGACTTTTTGATATTGGCAAGGGATACAGATGTGTATTCCAGAATCATGCCTCTCGTATTTGATAAACTCGGTATAAATGTGTTTTTAGACAAGCGGCGCAGCATTCTTGAAAATCCATATTTAAGATGTATTTCAAGCATGCTTGAAATACTTGCCTATGGGTTTTCTTATGACAGGGTTATGGAAATAGGGCGGAGCGGATTCGCCGGAGTCAGCAATGAAGAAGAGCTGGATGTTTTTGAAAATTATCTGCTTTCTGTCAACCCCAGCCACGCGATGTGGAATGATGAAAATGAGTGGACGTATAATCCAGATAAGCGCGCTTATGACATTGATAGTATAAACCGAATAAAAAGCGTGATGTTAGCTCCGATTTTTGAGTTGAAACATTCAATAAGGGGACGTAAAAAGGCCAGTGAAATTACCGAAGCGGTTTTTAAGTATATGGAAAGATGCCGTCATCAAGAGATAATGCGTGATATATGCAAAGAGTATTCGGATAATGGTATGGTATATCTTGCTGAAGAATATAGGCGCACATGGAACAGCGTGGTGTCGGTGCTTGACAGAATCTCTGAAATTATGGGCGGTGAGCTTATAACGTATGAGAAGTTTTATGATTTGTTTATATCGGCCTGCGGCGGAATAAAAATAGGAATATCTCCTCAGACGATTGACGGCGCAGTGTTCAGCAAAATAGATATGTTCAGAAACACTGATGCGAAGGTGGTTATAGTCCTTGGGGTAACAGACGGTGTTTTCCCTAGAGGTTATGGAAACGAGGGTATACTGACGGATGCGGAGAGAGAAGCGCTGAGGGAATACGGCATTGATTTGGCAATGACAGCGTCAGAAAAGTCTCATGACGAGCAGCTTTTGGTATATAATGTTTTATCATCCCCATCTGACGAATTATATTTGCTTGCTCCAAAGTCCTCTGACGATGGAGAAAGTCTTTTCCCGTCTAAAATTATAACCAAAATTGAGAATGAGCTTTTTGATATGGAAAGAGAAAATGTGAATGACGATAGCGAAGAGCTGCCGGAGGGTAAAGAACCGGTATTTTTGGCGCTTGAATCCGAATTTATTAGATGCTGCGGAGATGTAGGCAAATTTGCACCAAAGTGGCGTGCAGTCTATGATTTTTATGCTGAGGATGAAAAGTACGGCGCACGGCTCGCTGACTTTGCAGAGAGGCTGAAAGCCGCCGAAAGCGGTTATGAAATACTGTCCAAAAATTCGGTCGCAAAACTGTACGGCAGAGAAATAATGCTGAGCGCTTCCAAAATGGAAAAGTATAACAGCTGCGCTTTCTCTTATTTTATGAGATATGGTCTGCTGGCTAAACCAAGAGACATTGCGGTTTTTGATCCGCTGAGTATGGGCGATATACTCCATAAATCATTAGAACGGTTTTTCTCCTCAAAAAATGACGCTGTCTATGAGTCAATAACACGGGAACAGTGCGAGACGGAGATGCGGAACATAGTGGGTGAAATAGCCACGGGAAACGAAGAGGTTATGTATAAAAACTCAGCTTACTATAAGTATTTGGTTATGCGTATGACCGGTATCGCCTCAACAACTGCGTGGGAAACGGTGAAATTTTTCAGGGAATCCGAATTCCGTCCATATGGTTTTGAAATAAGAATCGGAGAAAACGGTGATATTCCACCGCTTAAGATAGAGACTAGGAACGGAACCGCTTATGTGGAAGGTTTTATCGACAGAGCGGACAGTGCGGTAATCGGTGGAAAACGATATATCAGCGTGGTGGATTATAAGTCATCAGCAAAGAAACTGGATAAAGAACTGGCGGACGCCGGTGTGAGATTTCAGCCTCTTGTGTATACAAACGCTGTCTGTGAGCAGAGTGAAACCGAGCCTGCGGCTATGCTTTATCTGCAGATGAACGATCCTATAATAGACGAATCCAAAGCAGCGACGGATGAAGCTTTTGAAACCGAGGTCCACAGAAACGTCAGCGCAAACGGTTGGGTTGTGGACGATGGAGAGGTAAATAAAGCGTTTGATAAGAACTATGGCAGCAAGAAATGTTATATGTCACCGAAATGCGGAATACCGCCGGATGAAATGCAAAAACGGCTCAAAAGAGCCGAAGAAAAAATTGTAGAGTCAGCCGAAGGTATACTGGCCGGAGAGATTTCGGTCAGTCCGTACAAAAAAAGAGGGTTTGACCCATGTGCCTATTGCGATTACAGCGGAATATGCGGAAAAAATAATAGTTAA
- a CDS encoding (2Fe-2S) ferredoxin domain-containing protein yields MDIKVCIGSSCHLRGSYDIINLMKDALKENGLDETVGMSAAFCLGHCGDGVSIKVDDQVISGVTKENFNEIFSRYVLNTVN; encoded by the coding sequence ATGGATATCAAAGTTTGCATAGGAAGCTCCTGCCATCTCCGCGGCTCCTACGATATTATTAACCTTATGAAAGACGCCCTCAAAGAAAACGGACTGGATGAAACGGTCGGTATGTCCGCTGCATTCTGCCTCGGCCACTGCGGCGACGGGGTCAGCATCAAGGTTGACGACCAGGTTATCAGCGGAGTGACCAAAGAAAACTTTAACGAGATTTTTTCCAGATATGTTTTAAACACAGTTAACTAA
- a CDS encoding SpoIIE family protein phosphatase: MNDLFADVGYVSLNHVGEELCGDMVEIVRHEDELIVVLADGLGSGVKANILSTLTSKIISTMMAENMSIDECVSTVAATLPVCKKRGVAYSTFTIMRFTGNTEAEIIQFDNPLVILLRKGKNCEYPMTERIIEGKKIYETKIPVELDDVFIMMSDGAIYAGVERVLNYGWQRENIIAYVEANYNYKQTAKIIASEIADECNRLYASEPGDDTTVAAVQIRKRKTCNLLFGPPEHPEDDNKVMALFFSKQGRHVVCGGTTSKITARYLGKEIVAAPDYSDPSIPPTASIEGVDLVTEGVITIARVLDYAKNYLEDNSLFEKWGKQKDGASEIARLLFKEATDINLFVGKAQNDAHQDANLNISFSIKLKIVDELRQCLEDMGKTVTVNYF, translated from the coding sequence ATGAATGATTTATTTGCCGATGTCGGCTATGTCAGCCTTAACCATGTTGGAGAGGAACTTTGCGGCGATATGGTTGAAATCGTGCGCCATGAGGACGAGTTGATTGTGGTGCTCGCAGACGGTTTGGGCAGCGGAGTAAAGGCCAATATTCTCTCAACGCTTACCTCTAAAATAATCTCCACCATGATGGCGGAGAATATGAGTATTGATGAATGTGTTTCGACCGTTGCCGCTACACTGCCTGTCTGCAAAAAACGCGGCGTGGCCTATTCGACCTTTACTATTATGAGGTTCACCGGGAACACTGAAGCCGAGATAATCCAATTTGACAATCCGCTTGTTATACTGCTCAGAAAAGGGAAGAACTGCGAATATCCCATGACTGAAAGGATTATTGAGGGGAAAAAGATTTATGAGACTAAAATACCCGTTGAGCTTGACGACGTTTTTATAATGATGAGCGACGGTGCAATATACGCCGGGGTTGAGCGCGTCTTAAACTATGGCTGGCAGAGGGAAAACATCATAGCCTATGTTGAGGCGAACTACAACTACAAGCAGACCGCAAAGATTATAGCTTCCGAAATAGCGGACGAATGCAACCGTCTTTACGCTTCAGAGCCAGGAGACGACACAACTGTTGCCGCAGTTCAGATTCGGAAGCGCAAGACCTGCAACCTTTTGTTCGGACCTCCGGAGCACCCGGAAGACGACAATAAGGTGATGGCTCTGTTCTTCTCAAAACAGGGGCGTCATGTGGTATGCGGCGGCACGACCTCTAAAATTACGGCCCGATATTTGGGTAAAGAAATAGTGGCCGCTCCTGACTACAGCGATCCTTCTATTCCACCGACAGCCTCAATCGAGGGTGTGGACTTAGTGACTGAAGGGGTTATAACGATAGCCAGGGTTTTGGATTACGCAAAAAATTATCTTGAAGACAATTCCCTATTTGAAAAGTGGGGAAAACAAAAGGACGGAGCGAGTGAAATAGCCCGGCTCCTGTTTAAAGAAGCAACCGACATAAACCTGTTTGTCGGCAAGGCTCAGAACGACGCCCATCAGGACGCGAATTTAAATATTTCTTTCAGCATAAAACTTAAAATAGTCGACGAACTGAGACAATGTTTAGAAGACATGGGAAAAACCGTGACTGTTAATTATTTTTAG
- a CDS encoding helix-turn-helix domain-containing protein, which translates to MMKTRLKDLRISAGLTQKEVANAFGLKTVTYSRYENGVHKIPVKVILNIADFYDTSVDYILYRTDDSKPYPIN; encoded by the coding sequence ATGATGAAAACACGTCTGAAAGATTTACGTATTTCCGCAGGTCTTACACAAAAGGAAGTTGCAAACGCATTCGGTTTAAAAACTGTCACTTATTCTCGTTATGAAAATGGTGTACATAAAATTCCAGTAAAAGTAATATTAAATATTGCAGACTTTTATGATACATCTGTTGATTACATTTTGTATCGTACTGATGATTCTAAACCATACCCAATTAATTAA